From a region of the Candidatus Jettenia caeni genome:
- a CDS encoding methyltransferase yields the protein MIEKERLLKVLQGKHADRTPVICPGGMMTMASREVMVKTGCRWPAIHRDAKKMAELSIAMHNETGMENLGIPFCMTVEAEALGGEVEDGDEITEPSMVHYPLKSVKQWRDLKEIDPYKDGRLPTILECTAIVSQKIPDVPVIGNLVGPFSLATSLIDAMILFKALRQEPEDVHGLLSFLIKNSIKYGEALIKNGADLIVISDPSATGEILGPKLFKEFAIPYLNRMINHIHMFEKPVIVHICGDISAIYGPLNELGAECISVDSAVNIKEARAMIPGKKLMGNVSTILLQNGPINTIQKISKNLLDFGIDILAPACGLSAKTPVRHIKAMTEMVASNSYKNNC from the coding sequence ATGATAGAAAAAGAAAGACTTCTTAAAGTTCTTCAAGGCAAGCATGCCGATAGAACCCCCGTTATTTGTCCGGGTGGTATGATGACTATGGCTAGCAGAGAGGTTATGGTAAAAACAGGTTGCCGATGGCCAGCAATCCATAGGGATGCGAAAAAAATGGCTGAACTTTCGATTGCTATGCATAATGAAACAGGAATGGAGAATCTGGGTATTCCTTTTTGCATGACTGTAGAAGCTGAAGCTTTGGGTGGAGAGGTGGAGGACGGTGACGAGATTACGGAGCCTAGTATGGTTCATTATCCATTGAAGTCAGTAAAACAGTGGAGGGATCTAAAAGAAATCGATCCGTATAAAGATGGACGTCTTCCAACAATTCTTGAATGTACAGCAATTGTAAGCCAAAAGATTCCAGACGTCCCTGTCATAGGTAATTTAGTCGGTCCTTTCAGTCTTGCTACCTCTCTGATTGATGCAATGATACTGTTTAAAGCACTCAGACAGGAACCTGAAGATGTTCACGGTTTACTCTCATTTTTGATAAAGAACAGTATCAAGTATGGTGAGGCGCTTATCAAAAACGGCGCTGATCTTATTGTGATATCCGATCCTTCTGCAACTGGTGAGATACTCGGACCAAAACTATTCAAAGAGTTTGCAATTCCATATTTGAATAGAATGATAAACCATATCCATATGTTTGAGAAACCCGTTATCGTACATATATGTGGAGATATAAGCGCTATCTACGGCCCTCTCAATGAGCTTGGCGCTGAATGCATAAGTGTAGACTCTGCAGTAAACATAAAAGAGGCAAGGGCTATGATTCCAGGAAAAAAGCTTATGGGTAATGTAAGTACTATACTCTTACAAAATGGTCCCATTAACACGATACAAAAGATATCAAAAAATCTTTTAGATTTCGGTATCGATATCCTTGCCCCGGCATGCGGTCTCAGTGCTAAAACGCCCGTTAGACATATAAAAGCTATGACAGAAATGGTAGCATCCAACTCTTATAAGAACAATTGCTAA
- a CDS encoding putative ferredoxin, whose translation MTHHVKLTFYPSRITGSVPKGITILEAARKLGVTIEGPCGGTGKCGKDLVQIRVNKTLTTALACRTVAETDMEIIIPCYEKKTMKIVDGFYTENTRKRNINPSVWKDMFYNDQGACFTKVYMNDRPVAIEEGDTGSQMYGIALDIGTTTLVASLVNLINGEIAGAASTLNPLVYYGHDVMSRIKYSTSHHDGLLRMHKELISAINLLISFVSSEKGVKPENIYQIVASGNTTMQHIFLNKEIKGIGEYPYKAEVLNTFTTTAKELSIHRAVYATVTTLPCISAYVGGDIVSGLVAIDHMVHGQANLYAISRDFKDTKLPALFVDIGTNGEMVLLLENGMVATSTAAGPCFEGMTISSGMRAGEGAIEHVCLGDKLFLEVIGNSQPRGICGSGLLDIVSELIRVGLVNSKGRLQGKEGNGLPEGYKKCLFEKNGKRHFQLSDDVAISQEDIRQVQLAKAAIRAGVEILLATCNRKPEELRAVIIAGAFGYHLKQESLFRVGFFPELKNTRFFFVGNSSLEGAVGIILNKDLIDKAARIASITQVMELSQIAEFEGVYIREMHF comes from the coding sequence ATGACTCATCATGTAAAACTGACTTTTTATCCCTCCAGAATAACAGGATCTGTACCAAAAGGAATTACGATCCTTGAGGCAGCAAGAAAGCTTGGTGTTACTATTGAAGGTCCGTGCGGTGGTACCGGGAAGTGCGGGAAGGACCTTGTACAGATAAGAGTAAATAAGACCCTTACTACAGCGCTTGCCTGCAGAACTGTCGCAGAAACTGACATGGAAATTATCATCCCTTGTTATGAAAAGAAGACCATGAAGATTGTTGATGGCTTTTATACAGAGAATACAAGGAAACGAAATATCAATCCTTCTGTATGGAAAGATATGTTTTATAATGATCAGGGTGCTTGTTTTACAAAGGTATACATGAACGATAGACCCGTAGCTATTGAAGAGGGTGATACGGGATCTCAGATGTATGGAATTGCTTTAGACATTGGTACAACAACATTAGTAGCATCACTTGTTAACCTTATCAATGGTGAAATAGCAGGCGCTGCTTCAACACTGAATCCCCTCGTATATTATGGTCATGATGTTATGTCACGGATAAAGTATTCAACATCACATCATGATGGCCTTCTCAGAATGCACAAAGAGCTTATATCCGCTATTAATCTTTTAATTTCTTTTGTATCATCTGAAAAAGGTGTAAAGCCAGAAAATATCTATCAAATCGTAGCATCCGGTAATACTACGATGCAGCATATCTTTTTAAATAAGGAAATCAAGGGAATTGGTGAGTATCCATATAAGGCTGAGGTGCTTAATACCTTTACCACGACAGCGAAAGAGCTTTCTATTCATAGAGCAGTATATGCCACAGTAACAACCCTTCCCTGTATTTCAGCCTATGTTGGCGGGGATATAGTTTCCGGTCTTGTAGCTATTGACCATATGGTACACGGGCAGGCAAACCTGTATGCGATATCCAGAGATTTTAAAGATACTAAATTACCAGCCCTTTTTGTTGATATCGGCACCAATGGTGAAATGGTCCTTTTGCTGGAGAATGGAATGGTAGCGACATCCACTGCTGCGGGACCGTGTTTTGAGGGGATGACCATAAGTTCGGGTATGAGAGCCGGAGAAGGTGCAATCGAGCATGTCTGTCTGGGAGATAAACTTTTCCTGGAAGTAATAGGGAATAGTCAGCCAAGGGGTATCTGTGGAAGCGGGCTTTTGGATATCGTTTCAGAACTTATACGGGTTGGACTTGTGAATTCTAAAGGGCGATTGCAGGGTAAGGAAGGCAATGGACTGCCTGAAGGGTATAAAAAATGTCTGTTCGAGAAAAACGGGAAACGGCATTTCCAATTATCAGATGACGTGGCAATATCACAGGAAGATATTCGGCAGGTTCAACTGGCGAAGGCGGCTATCAGGGCAGGTGTTGAGATTTTACTTGCCACCTGCAATAGGAAGCCAGAAGAACTTAGGGCGGTTATCATTGCAGGTGCATTTGGGTATCACTTGAAGCAAGAGAGTCTGTTCAGGGTCGGTTTTTTTCCGGAACTAAAAAATACAAGATTCTTTTTTGTTGGTAATTCAAGCCTGGAAGGCGCTGTAGGAATAATTCTGAATAAAGATTTAATAGATAAAGCAGCTCGTATTGCCAGCATTACACAGGTTATGGAACTCTCCCAAATTGCGGAATTTGAAGGCGTTTATATTAGGGAGATGCATTTTTGA
- a CDS encoding putative uroporphyrinogen decarboxylase has translation MNSRDEMTPKERLLAAIQGKEIDRLLVSPLILNFASRSLNLTVRDFCTNGKNMGDANIACFKKYRHDIVYIFSTTSTLAEAMGTRMYFPEDDAPQVETPFIQTREDLKKLKPVDPGKDGRIPVYLEAIKRCVDAIGNDVFIVPVIGAPFTTSAALRGTERFIKELYTDPELIHTLMRVATQSVKNLVDAYVRAGGVPVTVEPIATGSMISEKHFREFVLPYLKEVYSHIHSYNLPGVLHICGKTKRVIQCMAESGADILSIDTIDLLEAKELVGEQVCLMGNLSPADGMLKGNPEIITAMVKDCLAKAADNPKGYVVATGCEVPIKTPHENMIAFLEAGRRFARLPINLN, from the coding sequence ATGAATTCTCGGGATGAAATGACACCTAAGGAGAGATTACTGGCAGCCATACAGGGAAAGGAGATTGACAGGCTTTTGGTAAGCCCCCTGATTCTTAACTTTGCATCCAGGAGTTTAAATCTGACTGTCAGGGACTTTTGTACAAATGGGAAGAATATGGGAGATGCCAACATTGCATGTTTTAAAAAATACCGGCATGACATTGTGTATATCTTTTCTACCACTTCTACACTGGCTGAAGCTATGGGCACCAGAATGTACTTTCCAGAAGATGACGCACCACAGGTAGAAACTCCGTTTATACAAACGAGGGAAGACCTGAAAAAGCTCAAACCAGTAGACCCGGGAAAGGATGGCAGGATCCCCGTATACCTGGAAGCAATAAAACGATGTGTAGATGCTATCGGGAATGATGTCTTTATCGTACCAGTTATCGGGGCACCGTTTACGACCTCAGCAGCCTTACGAGGAACGGAGAGATTTATAAAAGAACTCTATACAGATCCTGAATTAATACACACCCTGATGAGAGTTGCCACTCAATCGGTCAAAAACCTTGTCGATGCTTATGTAAGAGCCGGCGGTGTGCCAGTTACTGTTGAACCTATAGCTACCGGCTCGATGATAAGCGAAAAACATTTTAGAGAATTTGTCTTGCCCTATCTTAAAGAGGTGTACTCACACATCCATTCTTACAACCTTCCGGGTGTGCTCCATATCTGTGGAAAGACAAAAAGGGTAATACAATGCATGGCTGAAAGTGGAGCCGACATCCTGAGTATTGATACTATCGATCTTTTAGAAGCTAAGGAATTAGTAGGAGAGCAGGTTTGTTTAATGGGAAATCTGAGTCCTGCTGATGGCATGCTGAAAGGAAATCCGGAGATTATAACTGCTATGGTCAAGGATTGCCTAGCAAAGGCAGCAGACAATCCGAAGGGATATGTGGTAGCTACAGGATGCGAGGTTCCTATAAAAACACCTCATGAGAATATGATTGCATTTCTCGAGGCAGGAAGAAGATTTGCCCGGCTTCCAATTAACTTGAATTAG
- a CDS encoding formate dehydrogenase alpha subunit, with amino-acid sequence MVSLFIDGKKVESESFQTILQAAQKAGIHIPTLCYDPRLAPTGACRMCVVEVEGARSLVASCATPVSKDMKVSTRSESVMRARKLNLELIWSHHPNDCLTCDKTGECQLQKLMYEYEVKTSRFMNCNPSPVPDDSNPAIYRDMSKCILCGKCVRICDEVQNQHVWEFSSRGMGTSVATAFEKPLKNSGCVFCGHCVSVCPVGALMDKPAVKKGRPWETRKVRTVCCYCGVGCSLVLHIKQNEILKVTADTHSPPNYGSLCVKGRYGFEFHKSTDRLKSPLIRDHLNQPFREASWEEAIHLVARRFMEIKLKYGPDAFGCLSSSRGTNEENYLAQKFTRAVMGTNNMDNCARVCHAPSVTGLRAALGSGAATNSLADIEGAEALIVSGSNTTEAHPVAALKIKKAVRQNGAKLIVIDPREIELVQYATVWLRLKPGTNVALINGLLHVILKEDLENKEFIQQRTENIDMLKQVVVQYTPERVEEITGVPQEDIIKAARIYAGTRKGMIVYGLGMTEHKAGSHGVMSLANLSLITGNIGRPNTGINPLRGQNNVQGSCDMGALPDVYPCYQKADDPIVHKKFSEAWGCQLPVKPGLKEPQMYREALAGKVKAMYIIGYDPAATQANTHHVVSAMKEFEFLVVQELFMTETAKLAHVVLPASCFFEKEGTFTNAERRVRRLNQAIPPPEGIRHDWEIMCFIANAMGYPMHYNHPGEIMREIASLTPEFAGIDYERLEGDGLVWPVWDKKHPGTPILHKDTFTRGKGRLNDLLYTPSEELPDNDYPLYLTTGRRLYHYNNGSMSLRNPEIRSISSEEFIEIHPSDAEPLGIKTGDIVRVTSRRGSLEVQADVTTKSRPGSVFLSFHFPETPTNVLTGPGEDILALTPEYKVCAVKVELPS; translated from the coding sequence ATGGTATCTTTATTCATTGATGGTAAGAAGGTAGAGTCGGAATCTTTTCAAACAATTTTACAAGCAGCCCAAAAAGCTGGAATTCATATCCCTACTTTGTGTTACGACCCACGTTTAGCTCCTACGGGAGCTTGCCGCATGTGTGTAGTGGAGGTCGAGGGTGCACGGTCTCTGGTGGCATCCTGTGCAACTCCGGTATCTAAAGACATGAAGGTCTCTACCCGCAGTGAATCAGTTATGCGTGCGCGTAAACTTAATTTAGAACTTATCTGGTCTCATCATCCCAATGATTGTCTTACCTGCGATAAAACCGGGGAATGTCAGCTTCAGAAGCTCATGTATGAATATGAAGTGAAAACCTCAAGGTTTATGAACTGTAATCCATCGCCTGTACCTGATGACTCGAATCCGGCTATTTACCGGGATATGAGTAAATGCATACTTTGTGGAAAATGTGTCAGGATTTGTGATGAAGTACAGAATCAGCATGTCTGGGAATTTTCGAGTCGGGGAATGGGGACTTCAGTTGCAACTGCCTTTGAGAAACCATTAAAAAACTCCGGTTGTGTATTTTGCGGACACTGTGTTTCCGTATGTCCCGTCGGCGCTCTCATGGATAAGCCTGCAGTAAAGAAAGGCCGTCCATGGGAAACAAGAAAAGTGCGTACCGTTTGTTGTTACTGTGGTGTGGGTTGCAGTCTTGTCCTTCACATAAAGCAGAATGAAATCCTGAAGGTAACGGCAGATACCCATTCACCTCCTAATTATGGCAGCTTATGTGTTAAAGGGCGATACGGCTTTGAATTCCATAAAAGCACTGATCGATTGAAGTCGCCTCTGATTCGCGATCACCTGAATCAACCTTTCAGGGAAGCAAGCTGGGAGGAGGCCATTCATCTGGTTGCCAGAAGATTTATGGAGATCAAGTTGAAATACGGACCTGATGCTTTTGGATGTCTTAGTTCCTCAAGAGGTACAAACGAGGAGAATTATCTAGCTCAAAAATTTACTCGTGCCGTGATGGGCACAAATAATATGGATAATTGTGCGCGGGTATGTCATGCGCCATCGGTTACAGGACTCAGGGCTGCATTGGGAAGCGGAGCGGCCACCAATTCTCTTGCTGATATTGAGGGTGCAGAAGCGCTTATTGTCAGTGGTTCAAATACTACTGAAGCACATCCGGTAGCAGCTCTGAAGATAAAAAAGGCGGTACGGCAGAACGGAGCTAAATTGATTGTAATCGACCCGCGTGAAATAGAACTTGTCCAGTACGCAACGGTATGGCTCCGTTTGAAACCGGGCACCAATGTGGCTCTTATTAATGGCTTGCTCCATGTCATTTTAAAAGAGGATTTGGAGAATAAAGAGTTTATCCAGCAACGTACGGAAAACATAGATATGCTGAAACAAGTGGTCGTACAGTATACACCTGAAAGAGTAGAAGAAATTACAGGGGTTCCTCAGGAGGATATTATTAAGGCTGCCAGGATCTATGCGGGTACAAGGAAGGGTATGATCGTCTATGGATTGGGAATGACCGAGCATAAGGCCGGTTCGCATGGTGTTATGTCTCTTGCAAATTTATCTTTGATTACCGGAAACATTGGGAGGCCCAATACCGGTATCAATCCTCTCCGTGGGCAAAATAATGTTCAGGGTTCTTGTGATATGGGTGCCTTGCCTGATGTTTATCCTTGCTATCAAAAAGCAGATGATCCTATTGTTCATAAAAAGTTTTCTGAAGCATGGGGCTGTCAACTTCCTGTGAAACCAGGTTTAAAGGAACCTCAAATGTATAGAGAAGCCCTGGCAGGAAAGGTAAAGGCAATGTACATCATTGGATACGATCCTGCGGCAACACAAGCGAATACCCATCATGTGGTTTCTGCCATGAAAGAGTTTGAGTTTCTTGTGGTACAGGAGCTTTTTATGACAGAAACAGCTAAATTAGCCCATGTAGTCCTTCCTGCCAGCTGCTTTTTTGAGAAGGAAGGTACTTTTACCAATGCGGAGAGAAGAGTCAGGCGATTGAACCAGGCTATACCACCGCCAGAAGGGATAAGGCATGATTGGGAGATTATGTGTTTCATTGCTAATGCGATGGGATATCCGATGCATTACAACCATCCAGGCGAAATTATGAGGGAAATTGCCAGCCTCACCCCAGAATTTGCAGGAATTGATTATGAACGGCTTGAGGGGGATGGGCTGGTATGGCCAGTATGGGATAAGAAGCATCCTGGTACGCCCATTTTGCACAAAGATACCTTTACGAGAGGAAAAGGACGGCTCAATGACCTCTTGTATACCCCTTCAGAGGAATTACCTGATAATGACTATCCTTTATATTTAACAACAGGCCGCCGTCTCTATCATTATAATAACGGTTCGATGTCACTTCGGAATCCGGAGATTCGTTCAATCAGTTCTGAAGAATTTATAGAGATACATCCCAGTGATGCTGAGCCACTTGGTATAAAAACAGGAGATATCGTGAGAGTAACATCGCGACGGGGATCGTTGGAAGTGCAAGCAGATGTTACAACGAAGTCCAGACCGGGGAGCGTGTTCCTATCCTTTCATTTCCCGGAGACCCCAACGAATGTTTTAACTGGTCCCGGAGAGGATATATTGGCGCTTACCCCTGAATATAAGGTATGTGCTGTAAAAGTGGAGTTGCCTTCATAA